One window of the Equus caballus isolate H_3958 breed thoroughbred chromosome 2, TB-T2T, whole genome shotgun sequence genome contains the following:
- the ACAP3 gene encoding arf-GAP with coiled-coil, ANK repeat and PH domain-containing protein 3 isoform X8, whose translation MSWALAACSPPGLSSFTSLLCLWRPQWEWRLPGLCVPPPAGRGCPGKCQPGLGWKLRRFTQTLDHRGHPGATLDEVETDVVEIEAKLDKLVKLCSGMIEAGKAYVTTNRLFVSGVRDLSQQCQGDTVISECLQRFGDSLQEMVNYHMILFDQAQRSVRQQLHNFIKEDVRKFKETKKQFDKVREDMELSLVRNAQAPRHRPHEVEEATGALTLTRKCFRHLALDYVLQINVLQAKKKFEILDSMLTFMHAQHSFFQQGYSLLHQLDPYMKKLATELDQLVIDSAVEKREMERKHAAIQQRDFSYDEPKAEFDVDAPSGVVMEGYLFKRASNAFKTWNRRWFSIQNSQLVYQKKLKDVLTVVVDDLRLCSVKPCEDIERRFCFEVVSPTKSCMLQADSEKLRQAWVHAVQASIASAYRESPDSCYSERLDRTASPSTSSIDSATDSRERSVKGESVLQRVQNVAGNSQCSDCGQPDPRWASINLGVLLCIECSGIHRSLGVHCSKVRSLTLDSWEPELLKLMCELGNSTMNHIYEAQCEGLGSRKPTASSPRQDKEAWIKDKYVEKKFLRKPPSAPAREAPRRWRAQKCQRHHSSPRAPTARRKIRLEPILPSVAALSSAGTVERRFRRDSLFCPDELDSLFSYFDAGAAAAGPRSLSSDSGLGGSSDGSSDVLAFGAGSVVDSVTEEEGAESEESSGEADGESEAWGLADVRELHPGLLAHRAARTRDLPALAAALAHGAEVNWADSEDEGKTPLVQAVLGGSLIVCEFLLQNGADVNQRDSRGRAPLHHATLLGRTGQVCLFLKRGADQHALDHEQQDPLSIAVQEANADIVTLLRLARMAEEMREAEAPPGQPGPLAGSSPTELQYRRCIQEFISLHLEES comes from the exons ATGTCGTGGGCGCTGGCAGCCTGCTCTCCTCCCGGCCTTTCCTCCTTCACCAGCCTGCTTTGCCTGTGGCGCCCGCAGTGGGAGTGGCGGCTGCCTGGGCTTTGCGTGCCTCCTCCggcagggaggggctgcccaGGAAAGTGCCAGCCCGGCCTGGGGTGGAAGCTGAGGAGATTCACTCAGACCCTGGATCACAGAGGCCACCCTGG GGCGACTCTCGACGAGGTGGAAACAGATGTGGTTGAGATCGAGGCCAAGTTGGACAAG CTGGTCAAGCTGTGCAGCGGCATGATCGAGGCCGGCAAGGCCTATGTCACAACCAACAGGCTCTTCGTGAGCGGCGTCCGTGACCTGTCCCAGCAGTGCCAGGGTGACACCGTCATCTCG GAATGTCTGCAGAGGTTTGGAGACAGCCTGCAGGAGATGGTCAACTACCACATG ATCCTGTTTGACCAGGCCCAGAGGTCCGTTCGGCAGCAGCTCCACAATTTCATCAAAGA GGATGTGCGGAAGTTCAAGGAGACTAAGAAGCAGTTTGACAAAGTGCGAGAGGACATGGAGCTGTCCCTGGTGAGGAATGCCCAGGCCCCGCGGCACCGGCCCCATGAGGTGGAGGAGGCCACGGGCGCCCTGACCCTCACCCGGAAGTGCTTCCGCCACCTGGCACTGGACTACGTGCTCCAG ATCAACGTCCTCCAGGCCAAGAAGAAGTTTGAGATCTTGGATTCT ATGCTGACCTTCATGCATGCCCAGCACAGCTTTTTCCAGCAGGGCTACAGCCTGCTGCACCAGCTGGACCCCTACATGAAGAAGCTGGCTACCGAG CTGGACCAGTTGGTGATTGACTCAGCAGTGGAAAAGCGTGAGATGGAACGCAAGCATGCCGCCATACAGCAGCGG GACTTCTCCTATGATGAGCCCAAAGCAGAGTTTGATGTGGACGCGCCCAGTGGTGTGGTGATGGAAGGCTACCTCTTCAAGAGGGCCAGCAACGCCTTCAAGACGTGGAACCG GCGCTGGTTCTCCATCCAGAACAGCCAGCTGGTCTACCAGAAGAAGCTCAAG GATGTGTTGACCGTGGTGGTGGATGACCTCCGCCTGTGCTCCGTGAAGCCATGTGAGGACATTGAGCGGAGGTTCTGCTTTGAGGTCGTGTCACCCACCAA GAGCTGCATGCTGCAGGCTGACTCCGAGAAGCTGCGGCAGGCCTGGGTCCACGCCGTGCAGGCCAGCATCGCCTCAGCCTACCGGGAGAGCCCAGACAGCTGCTACAGTGAG AGGCTGGACCGCACGGCATCCCCATCCACGAGCAGCATTGACTCAGCCACGGACTCCCGGGAGCGCAGCGTCAAGGGCGAGAGCGTGCTGCAGCGTGTGCAGAATGTGGCTGGCAACAGCCAGTGCAGCGACTGCGGCCAGCCAGACCCCCGCTGGGCCAGCATCAATCTGGGGGTGCTGCTCTGCATCGAGTGCTCAGGCATCCACAG GAGCTTAGGTGTCCACTGCTCCAAGGTGCGGTCCCTGACTTTGGACTCATGGGAGCCAGAGCTGCTGAAG CTGATGTGCGAACTTGGAAACAGCACCATGAACCACATCTATGAGGCCCAGTGCGAGGGGCTGGGCAGCAGGAAGCCCACGGCCAGCAGCCCCAG ACAGGACAAGGAGGCCTGGATCAAGGACAAATATGTCGAAAAGAAGTTTCTGCGGAAGCCACCCTCAGCACCAGCCCGGGAGGCCCCCCGGCGCTGGCGGGCGCAGAAGTGCCAGCGCCACCACAGCTCTCCCCGCGCCCCCACTGCCCGCCGCAAGATCCGGCTGGAGCCTATCTTGCCCTCCGTGGCTGCTCTGTCCTCAG caGGCACTGTGGAGCGCAGGTTCCGCagggattccctcttctgcccgGATGAGCTGGACTCCCTCTTCTCCTACTTTGATGCAGGGGCTGCGGCGGCCGGTCCACGCA GTCTGAGCAGCGACAGCGGCTTAGGGGGCAGCTCGGACGGCAGCTCAGACGTCCTGGCCTTCGGCGCGGGCTCTGTGGTGGACAGTGTCACTGAGGAGG AGGGTGCAGAGTCAGAAGAGTCCAGCGGTGAGGCAGACGGGGAGTCCGAGGCCTGGGGCCTGGCAGATGTGCGCGAGCTGCACCCTGGGCTCCTAGCACACCGCGCAGCGCGCACACGTGACCTGCCCGCGCTGGCCGCGGCACTGGCCCACGGGGCCGAGGTCAACTGGGCCGACTCGGAGGACGAGGGCAAGACGCCGTTGGTGCAAGCCGTACTAGGG GGCTCCCTGATCGTCTGTGAATTCCTCCTGCAAAATGGAGCGGACGTGAACCAAAGAGACAGCCGGGGCCGGGCGCCCCTGCACCATGCCACGCTCCTGGGCCGCACCGG CCAGGTCTGCCTGTTCCTGAAGCGTGGGGCCGACCAGCATGCCTTGGACCATGAACAGCAGGACCCACTGAGTATCGCGGTCCAGGAGGCGAATGCGGACATCGTCACACT GCTGCGTCTGGCGCGCATGGCTGAGGAGATGCGTGAGGCCGAGGCGCCCCCGGGCCAGCCAGGCCCCCTGGCGGGCAGCAGCCCCACAGAACTCCAGTATCGCAGGTGCATCCAGGAGTTCATCAGCCTCCATCTGGAGGAGAGCTAG
- the ACAP3 gene encoding arf-GAP with coiled-coil, ANK repeat and PH domain-containing protein 3 isoform X3, giving the protein MGHQSQLGLFLPGVVVGLGLWNQLELGPSPASPPRATSASPSLHLLACLRGVDGRATLDEVETDVVEIEAKLDKLVKLCSGMIEAGKAYVTTNRLFVSGVRDLSQQCQGDTVISECLQRFGDSLQEMVNYHMVSPDRGGGLSKGTSIQLPHRCHPIPGSAPTGSPQAPPSLECSRWAGSEGAELAGGYGRRPRFCSLVCGGGAITEVFCCVQILFDQAQRSVRQQLHNFIKEDVRKFKETKKQFDKVREDMELSLVRNAQAPRHRPHEVEEATGALTLTRKCFRHLALDYVLQINVLQAKKKFEILDSMLTFMHAQHSFFQQGYSLLHQLDPYMKKLATELDQLVIDSAVEKREMERKHAAIQQRDFSYDEPKAEFDVDAPSGVVMEGYLFKRASNAFKTWNRRWFSIQNSQLVYQKKLKDVLTVVVDDLRLCSVKPCEDIERRFCFEVVSPTKSCMLQADSEKLRQAWVHAVQASIASAYRESPDSCYSERLDRTASPSTSSIDSATDSRERSVKGESVLQRVQNVAGNSQCSDCGQPDPRWASINLGVLLCIECSGIHRSLGVHCSKVRSLTLDSWEPELLKLMCELGNSTMNHIYEAQCEGLGSRKPTASSPRQDKEAWIKDKYVEKKFLRKPPSAPAREAPRRWRAQKCQRHHSSPRAPTARRKIRLEPILPSVAALSSAGTVERRFRRDSLFCPDELDSLFSYFDAGAAAAGPRSLSSDSGLGGSSDGSSDVLAFGAGSVVDSVTEEEGAESEESSGEADGESEAWGLADVRELHPGLLAHRAARTRDLPALAAALAHGAEVNWADSEDEGKTPLVQAVLGGSLIVCEFLLQNGADVNQRDSRGRAPLHHATLLGRTGQVCLFLKRGADQHALDHEQQDPLSIAVQEANADIVTLLRLARMAEEMREAEAPPGQPGPLAGSSPTELQYRRCIQEFISLHLEES; this is encoded by the exons ATGGGGCATCAGAGCCAACTGGGCCTCTTCTTGCCTGGGGTGGTAGTGGGCCTGGGTCTCTGGAATCAGCTGGAGCTGGGTCCcagtcctgcctctcctcccagggcaacatctgcctctcccagcctccatctCCTGGCTTGTCTGAGGGGCGTGGATGGCAG GGCGACTCTCGACGAGGTGGAAACAGATGTGGTTGAGATCGAGGCCAAGTTGGACAAG CTGGTCAAGCTGTGCAGCGGCATGATCGAGGCCGGCAAGGCCTATGTCACAACCAACAGGCTCTTCGTGAGCGGCGTCCGTGACCTGTCCCAGCAGTGCCAGGGTGACACCGTCATCTCG GAATGTCTGCAGAGGTTTGGAGACAGCCTGCAGGAGATGGTCAACTACCACATGGTAAGCCCAGACCGGGGTGGAGGCCTGTCCAAGGGCACGTCCATCCAGCTTCCTCATCGCTGTCATCCCATCCCAGGCAGCGCCCCCACTGGCTCCCCGCAGGCCCCGCCCAGCCTGGAATGCTCTCGCTGGGCTGGCTCAGAGGGAGCTGAGCTGGCTGGCGGCTACGGGAGGAGGCCACGTTTCTGCTCCTTGGTCTGTGGGGGTGGGGCCATCACTGAGGTGTTCTGCTGTGTCCAG ATCCTGTTTGACCAGGCCCAGAGGTCCGTTCGGCAGCAGCTCCACAATTTCATCAAAGA GGATGTGCGGAAGTTCAAGGAGACTAAGAAGCAGTTTGACAAAGTGCGAGAGGACATGGAGCTGTCCCTGGTGAGGAATGCCCAGGCCCCGCGGCACCGGCCCCATGAGGTGGAGGAGGCCACGGGCGCCCTGACCCTCACCCGGAAGTGCTTCCGCCACCTGGCACTGGACTACGTGCTCCAG ATCAACGTCCTCCAGGCCAAGAAGAAGTTTGAGATCTTGGATTCT ATGCTGACCTTCATGCATGCCCAGCACAGCTTTTTCCAGCAGGGCTACAGCCTGCTGCACCAGCTGGACCCCTACATGAAGAAGCTGGCTACCGAG CTGGACCAGTTGGTGATTGACTCAGCAGTGGAAAAGCGTGAGATGGAACGCAAGCATGCCGCCATACAGCAGCGG GACTTCTCCTATGATGAGCCCAAAGCAGAGTTTGATGTGGACGCGCCCAGTGGTGTGGTGATGGAAGGCTACCTCTTCAAGAGGGCCAGCAACGCCTTCAAGACGTGGAACCG GCGCTGGTTCTCCATCCAGAACAGCCAGCTGGTCTACCAGAAGAAGCTCAAG GATGTGTTGACCGTGGTGGTGGATGACCTCCGCCTGTGCTCCGTGAAGCCATGTGAGGACATTGAGCGGAGGTTCTGCTTTGAGGTCGTGTCACCCACCAA GAGCTGCATGCTGCAGGCTGACTCCGAGAAGCTGCGGCAGGCCTGGGTCCACGCCGTGCAGGCCAGCATCGCCTCAGCCTACCGGGAGAGCCCAGACAGCTGCTACAGTGAG AGGCTGGACCGCACGGCATCCCCATCCACGAGCAGCATTGACTCAGCCACGGACTCCCGGGAGCGCAGCGTCAAGGGCGAGAGCGTGCTGCAGCGTGTGCAGAATGTGGCTGGCAACAGCCAGTGCAGCGACTGCGGCCAGCCAGACCCCCGCTGGGCCAGCATCAATCTGGGGGTGCTGCTCTGCATCGAGTGCTCAGGCATCCACAG GAGCTTAGGTGTCCACTGCTCCAAGGTGCGGTCCCTGACTTTGGACTCATGGGAGCCAGAGCTGCTGAAG CTGATGTGCGAACTTGGAAACAGCACCATGAACCACATCTATGAGGCCCAGTGCGAGGGGCTGGGCAGCAGGAAGCCCACGGCCAGCAGCCCCAG ACAGGACAAGGAGGCCTGGATCAAGGACAAATATGTCGAAAAGAAGTTTCTGCGGAAGCCACCCTCAGCACCAGCCCGGGAGGCCCCCCGGCGCTGGCGGGCGCAGAAGTGCCAGCGCCACCACAGCTCTCCCCGCGCCCCCACTGCCCGCCGCAAGATCCGGCTGGAGCCTATCTTGCCCTCCGTGGCTGCTCTGTCCTCAG caGGCACTGTGGAGCGCAGGTTCCGCagggattccctcttctgcccgGATGAGCTGGACTCCCTCTTCTCCTACTTTGATGCAGGGGCTGCGGCGGCCGGTCCACGCA GTCTGAGCAGCGACAGCGGCTTAGGGGGCAGCTCGGACGGCAGCTCAGACGTCCTGGCCTTCGGCGCGGGCTCTGTGGTGGACAGTGTCACTGAGGAGG AGGGTGCAGAGTCAGAAGAGTCCAGCGGTGAGGCAGACGGGGAGTCCGAGGCCTGGGGCCTGGCAGATGTGCGCGAGCTGCACCCTGGGCTCCTAGCACACCGCGCAGCGCGCACACGTGACCTGCCCGCGCTGGCCGCGGCACTGGCCCACGGGGCCGAGGTCAACTGGGCCGACTCGGAGGACGAGGGCAAGACGCCGTTGGTGCAAGCCGTACTAGGG GGCTCCCTGATCGTCTGTGAATTCCTCCTGCAAAATGGAGCGGACGTGAACCAAAGAGACAGCCGGGGCCGGGCGCCCCTGCACCATGCCACGCTCCTGGGCCGCACCGG CCAGGTCTGCCTGTTCCTGAAGCGTGGGGCCGACCAGCATGCCTTGGACCATGAACAGCAGGACCCACTGAGTATCGCGGTCCAGGAGGCGAATGCGGACATCGTCACACT GCTGCGTCTGGCGCGCATGGCTGAGGAGATGCGTGAGGCCGAGGCGCCCCCGGGCCAGCCAGGCCCCCTGGCGGGCAGCAGCCCCACAGAACTCCAGTATCGCAGGTGCATCCAGGAGTTCATCAGCCTCCATCTGGAGGAGAGCTAG
- the ACAP3 gene encoding arf-GAP with coiled-coil, ANK repeat and PH domain-containing protein 3 isoform X9 translates to MIEAGKAYVTTNRLFVSGVRDLSQQCQGDTVISECLQRFGDSLQEMVNYHMVSPDRGGGLSKGTSIQLPHRCHPIPGSAPTGSPQAPPSLECSRWAGSEGAELAGGYGRRPRFCSLVCGGGAITEVFCCVQILFDQAQRSVRQQLHNFIKEDVRKFKETKKQFDKVREDMELSLVRNAQAPRHRPHEVEEATGALTLTRKCFRHLALDYVLQINVLQAKKKFEILDSMLTFMHAQHSFFQQGYSLLHQLDPYMKKLATELDQLVIDSAVEKREMERKHAAIQQRDFSYDEPKAEFDVDAPSGVVMEGYLFKRASNAFKTWNRRWFSIQNSQLVYQKKLKDVLTVVVDDLRLCSVKPCEDIERRFCFEVVSPTKSCMLQADSEKLRQAWVHAVQASIASAYRESPDSCYSERLDRTASPSTSSIDSATDSRERSVKGESVLQRVQNVAGNSQCSDCGQPDPRWASINLGVLLCIECSGIHRSLGVHCSKVRSLTLDSWEPELLKLMCELGNSTMNHIYEAQCEGLGSRKPTASSPRQDKEAWIKDKYVEKKFLRKPPSAPAREAPRRWRAQKCQRHHSSPRAPTARRKIRLEPILPSVAALSSAGTVERRFRRDSLFCPDELDSLFSYFDAGAAAAGPRSLSSDSGLGGSSDGSSDVLAFGAGSVVDSVTEEEGAESEESSGEADGESEAWGLADVRELHPGLLAHRAARTRDLPALAAALAHGAEVNWADSEDEGKTPLVQAVLGGSLIVCEFLLQNGADVNQRDSRGRAPLHHATLLGRTGQVCLFLKRGADQHALDHEQQDPLSIAVQEANADIVTLLRLARMAEEMREAEAPPGQPGPLAGSSPTELQYRRCIQEFISLHLEES, encoded by the exons ATGATCGAGGCCGGCAAGGCCTATGTCACAACCAACAGGCTCTTCGTGAGCGGCGTCCGTGACCTGTCCCAGCAGTGCCAGGGTGACACCGTCATCTCG GAATGTCTGCAGAGGTTTGGAGACAGCCTGCAGGAGATGGTCAACTACCACATGGTAAGCCCAGACCGGGGTGGAGGCCTGTCCAAGGGCACGTCCATCCAGCTTCCTCATCGCTGTCATCCCATCCCAGGCAGCGCCCCCACTGGCTCCCCGCAGGCCCCGCCCAGCCTGGAATGCTCTCGCTGGGCTGGCTCAGAGGGAGCTGAGCTGGCTGGCGGCTACGGGAGGAGGCCACGTTTCTGCTCCTTGGTCTGTGGGGGTGGGGCCATCACTGAGGTGTTCTGCTGTGTCCAG ATCCTGTTTGACCAGGCCCAGAGGTCCGTTCGGCAGCAGCTCCACAATTTCATCAAAGA GGATGTGCGGAAGTTCAAGGAGACTAAGAAGCAGTTTGACAAAGTGCGAGAGGACATGGAGCTGTCCCTGGTGAGGAATGCCCAGGCCCCGCGGCACCGGCCCCATGAGGTGGAGGAGGCCACGGGCGCCCTGACCCTCACCCGGAAGTGCTTCCGCCACCTGGCACTGGACTACGTGCTCCAG ATCAACGTCCTCCAGGCCAAGAAGAAGTTTGAGATCTTGGATTCT ATGCTGACCTTCATGCATGCCCAGCACAGCTTTTTCCAGCAGGGCTACAGCCTGCTGCACCAGCTGGACCCCTACATGAAGAAGCTGGCTACCGAG CTGGACCAGTTGGTGATTGACTCAGCAGTGGAAAAGCGTGAGATGGAACGCAAGCATGCCGCCATACAGCAGCGG GACTTCTCCTATGATGAGCCCAAAGCAGAGTTTGATGTGGACGCGCCCAGTGGTGTGGTGATGGAAGGCTACCTCTTCAAGAGGGCCAGCAACGCCTTCAAGACGTGGAACCG GCGCTGGTTCTCCATCCAGAACAGCCAGCTGGTCTACCAGAAGAAGCTCAAG GATGTGTTGACCGTGGTGGTGGATGACCTCCGCCTGTGCTCCGTGAAGCCATGTGAGGACATTGAGCGGAGGTTCTGCTTTGAGGTCGTGTCACCCACCAA GAGCTGCATGCTGCAGGCTGACTCCGAGAAGCTGCGGCAGGCCTGGGTCCACGCCGTGCAGGCCAGCATCGCCTCAGCCTACCGGGAGAGCCCAGACAGCTGCTACAGTGAG AGGCTGGACCGCACGGCATCCCCATCCACGAGCAGCATTGACTCAGCCACGGACTCCCGGGAGCGCAGCGTCAAGGGCGAGAGCGTGCTGCAGCGTGTGCAGAATGTGGCTGGCAACAGCCAGTGCAGCGACTGCGGCCAGCCAGACCCCCGCTGGGCCAGCATCAATCTGGGGGTGCTGCTCTGCATCGAGTGCTCAGGCATCCACAG GAGCTTAGGTGTCCACTGCTCCAAGGTGCGGTCCCTGACTTTGGACTCATGGGAGCCAGAGCTGCTGAAG CTGATGTGCGAACTTGGAAACAGCACCATGAACCACATCTATGAGGCCCAGTGCGAGGGGCTGGGCAGCAGGAAGCCCACGGCCAGCAGCCCCAG ACAGGACAAGGAGGCCTGGATCAAGGACAAATATGTCGAAAAGAAGTTTCTGCGGAAGCCACCCTCAGCACCAGCCCGGGAGGCCCCCCGGCGCTGGCGGGCGCAGAAGTGCCAGCGCCACCACAGCTCTCCCCGCGCCCCCACTGCCCGCCGCAAGATCCGGCTGGAGCCTATCTTGCCCTCCGTGGCTGCTCTGTCCTCAG caGGCACTGTGGAGCGCAGGTTCCGCagggattccctcttctgcccgGATGAGCTGGACTCCCTCTTCTCCTACTTTGATGCAGGGGCTGCGGCGGCCGGTCCACGCA GTCTGAGCAGCGACAGCGGCTTAGGGGGCAGCTCGGACGGCAGCTCAGACGTCCTGGCCTTCGGCGCGGGCTCTGTGGTGGACAGTGTCACTGAGGAGG AGGGTGCAGAGTCAGAAGAGTCCAGCGGTGAGGCAGACGGGGAGTCCGAGGCCTGGGGCCTGGCAGATGTGCGCGAGCTGCACCCTGGGCTCCTAGCACACCGCGCAGCGCGCACACGTGACCTGCCCGCGCTGGCCGCGGCACTGGCCCACGGGGCCGAGGTCAACTGGGCCGACTCGGAGGACGAGGGCAAGACGCCGTTGGTGCAAGCCGTACTAGGG GGCTCCCTGATCGTCTGTGAATTCCTCCTGCAAAATGGAGCGGACGTGAACCAAAGAGACAGCCGGGGCCGGGCGCCCCTGCACCATGCCACGCTCCTGGGCCGCACCGG CCAGGTCTGCCTGTTCCTGAAGCGTGGGGCCGACCAGCATGCCTTGGACCATGAACAGCAGGACCCACTGAGTATCGCGGTCCAGGAGGCGAATGCGGACATCGTCACACT GCTGCGTCTGGCGCGCATGGCTGAGGAGATGCGTGAGGCCGAGGCGCCCCCGGGCCAGCCAGGCCCCCTGGCGGGCAGCAGCCCCACAGAACTCCAGTATCGCAGGTGCATCCAGGAGTTCATCAGCCTCCATCTGGAGGAGAGCTAG